The segment CGGTGTAATCGCATAGTGTAAAAAAATCAGCGGGCAAAGATATGTTTTTTTATAACCTAAGTTGTTAATTTTTTCAGACTATGCATTAAAAACAAGTAAGAGTTGTTTTTTTGATAGTTGACAGTTGGGTTTTTTAATTAATTCTTGTCATTTCAAATTTCTCTGGTGCATGAAGTACCATTGGGAATTGCTCCACTTTTACCGAACTACTATCTAAGCCAAATCCTTTTTCTTCAGACAAACTCAGTTTTTTGAGGATAAAATAACTATTCATTACAATTTTCTCAAAGAAAGTTAAATCACTGTCATTGGAAAGGAATTTCTCTGAAAGCACAAATTTGAAATCACCAACAATATTGTTTTTATTCAAGGATTCGTAACGGCTTGTGATATCAACTTCACCATTTTGAACCATATCCCTGATTACTTCTTTGAACATCAGGTTTATTTTGGTTGGTTCTCTAAAGCCCAAATTGAAATCGACTCTGTACAAATCATCCTTAACAATTTCAGTAACCCTATATTCTCTTTTATAAGGTTCATTAAGTATATTAACATGTACAAACCAATACATATCGGCTCGCTTAGGTCTTTTTTGCAAAATGGAATACATTACTTTTTCTTCAATTTCATCTGTTCTAGTGGAATTGGTCATGTATATCAAATGCGTTGCATATTTTGGAATTGATAAATCAATACTTAACTCAGCAAGTACTTTTTTATAGCTGTCAATTTTGACAATTTTGGTATATGCCTTGCTAATTTTCTTAGCCATAAACCAAACAGTCATAATGCCTATCAAGACACAGGCAATCATTAAAGTTACATAACCGCCATGTGGGAATTTGTCCAAATTGGCAATAAGGAAACTAATCTCTATGCCTAAATATAATGTGATTATGGCACCAATAATGATCCATGAAATCCTTTTCATTATCAGATAATAATTCAAAAGGATAGTGGTCATAATCATGCAAAGTACGATTGCCAAACCATAGGCAGCTTCCATATTTCCAGATTCTTTAAAGTGCAGTACAATTCCAACACAACCAATAAACAAAAGCCAGTTTATGGATGGAATATACAATTGTCCTTTTAAATCGGTTGGGTATTTGATTTTTACTTTTGGCCAAAAGTTCAATCTCATGGCTTCATTAATAAGTGTAAACGAACCGCTAATCAATGCTTGTGAGGC is part of the Flavobacterium sangjuense genome and harbors:
- a CDS encoding KUP/HAK/KT family potassium transporter; the protein is MSAHNHQLHSKLSVAGLLITLGIIYGDIGTSPLYVMKAIIGLNHVINEDIILGGLSCIFWTLTLQTTIKYVIITLSADNHGEGGIFALYALVKRTKIQWLIVPAIIGGSALLADGIITPPISVASAVEGIRTFYPNINTVPIVIGILFVLFTIQQFGTKLVGKFFAPMMLVWFSMLGILGIIQIGSNLQVFHALNPYYAYHLLKIHPDGFYVLGFVFLCTTGAEALYSDMGHCGRKNIRISWVFVKTTLVLNYFGQGAYLIKHEGDTLMNLGGKNANPFYLMMESWFQPIGIVIATMAAVIASQALISGSFTLINEAMRLNFWPKVKIKYPTDLKGQLYIPSINWLLFIGCVGIVLHFKESGNMEAAYGLAIVLCMIMTTILLNYYLIMKRISWIIIGAIITLYLGIEISFLIANLDKFPHGGYVTLMIACVLIGIMTVWFMAKKISKAYTKIVKIDSYKKVLAELSIDLSIPKYATHLIYMTNSTRTDEIEEKVMYSILQKRPKRADMYWFVHVNILNEPYKREYRVTEIVKDDLYRVDFNLGFREPTKINLMFKEVIRDMVQNGEVDITSRYESLNKNNIVGDFKFVLSEKFLSNDSDLTFFEKIVMNSYFILKKLSLSEEKGFGLDSSSVKVEQFPMVLHAPEKFEMTRIN